DNA from Stenotrophomonas acidaminiphila:
CGCCGCGGCGCTCGTCGCACAGCCAGCCGGTGATGCCGATATGCCAGTCGCGGTCCAGGTAGTCGAACAGCTCGCGGCGCTCGGCGGTGAAGCAATGCACCACCGCCGGGCCCAGCCGGCCATCGAAGTTCTTCATCATCGCCAGGAAGTCGTCGTGCGCGTCGCGCTGGTGCAGGAACAGCGGCTTGCCCACGCCGTCGACGGCAAGGTCCGCGGCCAGCTGCAGCTGCCGCTCGAACGCGCGGCGCTGGGCCGGTCGCGGCGAGAAATCGCGGTTGTAGTCCAGCCCGCATTCGCCCACCGCGACCACTTCCGGGTGCGCGTGCAGCGCACGCATCTGCGCGTCGCATTCATCGGTGTATTCGACCGCGTGGTGCGGATGCACCCCGGCGGTGGCGTACAGAAACCCCGGATGCCGCTGCGCCAACGCCAGCGCCAGCGGCGAGTGCTCGCGGCTGGCGCCGGTCACCACCATCTGCGCCACGCCGGCGGCACGCGCGCGCTCCAGCACCGCGTCCAGGTCATGGGCAAAGGACTCGTGGGTGAGGTTGGCGCCGATGTCGATCAGTTGCATGGCCGTGGGCAGGGGTGCGGAGACGGGAACCGCGCATTGTAGGCGGTCGCGCCGGCACGAACCCTTATCCTTGCGCGATGGCTCGCCCCGACTTCCCCATTTCCCCGCTGCTGCCGGCCATCGCCGACAGCTTGGCCGCGCACCCGCGGCTGGTACTCGAAGCCCCGCCCGGTGCCGGCAAGACCACCCAGGTGCCGCTGGCGCTGCTCGATGCGCCCTGGCTGCAGGGCGGCCGCATTCTGATGCTGGAGCCGCGCCGCGTCGCCGCGCGCAGCGCCGCCCAGTTCATGGCCCGGCAGCTCGGCGAAGCGGTCGGCGAGACCGTCGGCTACCGCATCCGCTTCGAGAACAAGGTTTCCGCGCGCACCCGCATCGAGGTGGTCACCGAGGGCATCCTCACCCGCATGCTGCAGGACGACCCGCTGCTGGAAGGCGTCGGCGCGCTGCTGTTCGACGAATTCCACGAGCGCCACCTGTCGGCCGACCTCGGCCTGGCCCTGGCGCTGGACGTGCAGGCCGGTCTGCGCGAGGACCTGCGCATCGTGGTGATGTCGGCCACCCTCGACGGCGAGCGGCTGGCGGCGTTCCTGGACGCGCCGCGCCTGTCCAGCGAGGGCCGCGGCTTTCCGGTGGAGATCACGCATTTCCCGGCGCGGCGCGACGAGGCGCTGGAAGCGCAGGCGCGGCGTGCGGTCGAGCACGCGCTGACAGCGCATCCGGGCGACGTGCTGGTATTCCTGCCGGGCCAGCGCGAGATCGCGCGCGTGCAGGCCGCGCTGGAGCCGGTGCTCCCCGCCGATACCGACGTCCTGCCGCTGCACGGCGAACTGCCGGTCGAGCAGCAGTCGCGGGTGCTGCAGCCGGACCCCGACGGCCGCCGCCGCGTGGTGCTGGCCACCAACGTCGCCGAATCCTCGGTGACCCTGCCCGGCGTGCGCGTGGTGGTCGACGCCGGCCTCGCGCGCGAGCCGCGTTACGACCCCAACAGCGGCTTTTCCCGGCTGGACGCGGTGGCGATCTCGCAGGCTTCGGCCGACCAGCGCGCCGGCCGTGCCGGCCGCGTGGCCGCCGGCTGGGCGCTGCGGCTGTGGCCGCAATCGCAGCGGCTGGAACCGCAGCGGCGCCCGGAGATGGCACAGGTGGAGCTGGCCGGGCTGGCGCTGGAGCTGGCCGCCTGGGGCAGCGACGCGCTGCGCTTCGTCGATCCACCACCGGCCGGCGCGCTGGCCGCCGCGCGCGAGCTGCTGCAACGGCTTGGCGCGCTCGACGGCACCGCGATCACCGGCAGCGGCCGGCGCATGCTGGCGCTGGGCACCCACCCACGGCTGGCGGCGATGCTGCTTGCCGCGGCCAATCCGCGCGAACAGGCCCTGGCCGCCGACCTGGCCGCACTGCTGGAGGCGCGCGACCCGCTGCGCCAGGGCGGCGATGCGCTGGCCGCCCGCTGGCGCGCGCTGGCCGCGTTCCGCAACGGGCGCGCGCCGCACGATGCCAGCCGCAGCGCCCTGGCCGCCATCGACACGGCGGCGCGGCAATGGCGGCGGCGCCTGCGCTGCGATGCCACGCCGCCGGCCGACCTCGAGGCACACGAACTGGGCGACCTGCTCGCCCACGCCTTTCCCGACCGCATCGCCGCGCGCCATCCCACCGACCCCCTGCGCTACCAGCTGGCCAACGGCC
Protein-coding regions in this window:
- a CDS encoding hydrolase TatD, whose translation is MQLIDIGANLTHESFAHDLDAVLERARAAGVAQMVVTGASREHSPLALALAQRHPGFLYATAGVHPHHAVEYTDECDAQMRALHAHPEVVAVGECGLDYNRDFSPRPAQRRAFERQLQLAADLAVDGVGKPLFLHQRDAHDDFLAMMKNFDGRLGPAVVHCFTAERRELFDYLDRDWHIGITGWLCDERRGAHLRELVKHIPAERLMIETDAPYLLPRTLRPLPKDRRNEPAFLAHIVEELARDRGEPVTLTAANATAATRAFFRLPEAG
- a CDS encoding ATP-dependent helicase HrpB, which gives rise to MARPDFPISPLLPAIADSLAAHPRLVLEAPPGAGKTTQVPLALLDAPWLQGGRILMLEPRRVAARSAAQFMARQLGEAVGETVGYRIRFENKVSARTRIEVVTEGILTRMLQDDPLLEGVGALLFDEFHERHLSADLGLALALDVQAGLREDLRIVVMSATLDGERLAAFLDAPRLSSEGRGFPVEITHFPARRDEALEAQARRAVEHALTAHPGDVLVFLPGQREIARVQAALEPVLPADTDVLPLHGELPVEQQSRVLQPDPDGRRRVVLATNVAESSVTLPGVRVVVDAGLAREPRYDPNSGFSRLDAVAISQASADQRAGRAGRVAAGWALRLWPQSQRLEPQRRPEMAQVELAGLALELAAWGSDALRFVDPPPAGALAAARELLQRLGALDGTAITGSGRRMLALGTHPRLAAMLLAAANPREQALAADLAALLEARDPLRQGGDALAARWRALAAFRNGRAPHDASRSALAAIDTAARQWRRRLRCDATPPADLEAHELGDLLAHAFPDRIAARHPTDPLRYQLANGRSARLFDTSDLRGEPWLVVSELRFEARDALLLRAAPVDEARLRADFPQRFQQRDVVRWNGERRALEARRESGFDRIVLDSRPAGRVDPAQAARALTDAVRELGLDALPWTDALRQWRYRVQGLRQWMPELGLPDLSDAALLGTLDTWLLPAFAGKTRLDALAEAELGEALKSRIDWNLRQQIDRHAPVRINVPSGLERAIDYALDDDGISPRPPVLAVKLQELFGLADTPRIADGRVPLLLHLLSPGGKPLQVTGDLRNFWENTYAEVRKEMKGRYPRHPWPDDPWSATATHRAKPRGT